The region GTTGCCGTCGAGGACTTCGATATGGTGGTAGGCGAGGGCGAGGTCGTCTCACTTATTGGTCCGAATGGCTCAGGCAAGTCTACCGTGCTTAAAGTTCTGTCGCGCATGATGAAAAGCCGCGGCGGCACGGTATACCTTGACGGCCGAGACATTCACAAACTGCCGACCGCTGAGGTGGCGCGCAAATTATCCATTTTGTCGCAAAATCATGTCACTCCGCCTGATTTTACAGTGCGCGAGTTGGTTACTTACGGGCGAATTCCGCATCAAAAATGGTATGAGACCATAAACAATGAGGATAGCGCTGTGGTGGAGTGGGCCATTAGCAAGACCCATATGCAAAATCTGGCGGAGCGCTCGGTCAATACTCTGTCTGGTGGCGAGAGGCAGCGCGCCTGGCTGGCTCTCGCACTTGCCCAGCAGCCCAAAGTGCTCCTGCTAGACGAGCCCACGACCTTTCTCGACATTTGTCACCAACTTGAAGTAATGGCTCTAATACAAGATCTCAATGCCGAGCTCGGGCTGACGGTCGTCATGGTCCTGCATGACATAAATCAGGCCGCCGCCTTTAGCGACAGAATCGTCGTCATAAAAGAGGGACGCCTAGTCGCCGAAGGCCCTCCTCTCAAGGTTTTAACGCCGGAACTACTACGCAGTGTCTACCGTGTAGAGGCAGAAATCGCTCTACACCCGCACAGCGGCAAACTATATTGTCATGCGCTCGGACTTTGTCGCGCGCACAGAGAGGAGACTCATTGTGGTACTACATGCCAACCTAAGCGGACTGAAGCGCATATCGCAAATTGAGACGGCGAAAGACATTCGCCCGCTATCCCTGGCACAATTCCCCGGTACGCACTGCCCCTTGTTTGGTGTTGCGTTAACGGCGGGGTACATTAAAGACATGATAGTGCTCATAGTGGGT is a window of Bacillota bacterium DNA encoding:
- a CDS encoding ABC transporter ATP-binding protein, with product MIAAKKLTIDYERKVAVEDFDMVVGEGEVVSLIGPNGSGKSTVLKVLSRMMKSRGGTVYLDGRDIHKLPTAEVARKLSILSQNHVTPPDFTVRELVTYGRIPHQKWYETINNEDSAVVEWAISKTHMQNLAERSVNTLSGGERQRAWLALALAQQPKVLLLDEPTTFLDICHQLEVMALIQDLNAELGLTVVMVLHDINQAAAFSDRIVVIKEGRLVAEGPPLKVLTPELLRSVYRVEAEIALHPHSGKLYCHALGLCRAHREETHCGTTCQPKRTEAHIAN